The following coding sequences are from one Pocillopora verrucosa isolate sample1 chromosome 5, ASM3666991v2, whole genome shotgun sequence window:
- the LOC131799678 gene encoding uncharacterized protein isoform X2, whose protein sequence is MCRTYKDEGCSSKPVCGEEKILVSLSEAIIPQGTDQKNALQFVRFHENKVYYTGGEVCLGSESVPGVKFCDQNQELLCNIIMVLASQAAQAPVVR, encoded by the exons ATGTGTCGTACCTACAAAGACGAAGGCTGCTCTTCTAAACCAGTCTGTGGAGAGGAGAAAATTTTGGTGTCTCTTTCCGAGGCTATCATACCCCAGGGCACAGACCAGAAAAATGCCCTGCAGTTTGTGAG aTTCCACGAGAACAAAGTTTATTACACAGGTGGTGAAGTTTGCTTAGGAAGTGAGAGTGTTCCAGGAGTGAAGTTTTGCGACCAAAATCAGGAACTTTTGTGCAACATTATCATGGTATTAGCGTCTCAA gcagcccaagctccagttgtgagatga
- the LOC131799678 gene encoding uncharacterized protein isoform X1 — MCRTYKDEGCSSKPVCGEEKILVSLSEAIIPQGTDQKNALQFVRFHENKVYYTGGEVCLGSESVPGVKFCDQNQELLCNIIMVLASQVSIPVTSDLKKEVVFPPKV, encoded by the exons ATGTGTCGTACCTACAAAGACGAAGGCTGCTCTTCTAAACCAGTCTGTGGAGAGGAGAAAATTTTGGTGTCTCTTTCCGAGGCTATCATACCCCAGGGCACAGACCAGAAAAATGCCCTGCAGTTTGTGAG aTTCCACGAGAACAAAGTTTATTACACAGGTGGTGAAGTTTGCTTAGGAAGTGAGAGTGTTCCAGGAGTGAAGTTTTGCGACCAAAATCAGGAACTTTTGTGCAACATTATCATGGTATTAGCGTCTCAA GTTTCTATTCCTGTCACCTCTGACTTGAAGAAGGAAGTg GTATTTCCTCCCAAAGTGTGA